A window from Plasmodium gaboni strain SY75 chromosome 9, whole genome shotgun sequence encodes these proteins:
- a CDS encoding putative procollagen lysine 5-dioxygenase: MSKDEKIIIEVLKEKIEKTKLHVLTFATHEQGYFKTLKESCKILNIDLKVLGMGIKWKGFIEKLIKVKEYLKLCNDKDIILFVDGFDTFFVQPANVIIERYLMNYDNFFVCTSEGAYSSNILFLRIIEKMHLVFHNSIFKYNDHMEWDSLHIKEKYKDFNFFHNNLNLLNSGGWISNVFLAKKVLQYIPSFIDNDQVFLTNLYLDCNYLLKLQEKQSLNDTHSKSDLNFNAQNNLKYYNKIIIDNHNIIFHLFRGKRNLMLLDYNDCVNHFPFKPLINMYNIQGDEEIKNNNNINGKNEYLHEQNSQNVYLHEQNSQNEYLDEQNSQIQYLHEQNSQMNSQNNEINWKNCIYHFFMKTFFGKKDNQNNDGALKKIEIVKENNTDRNEWKKKKTILDNVYMGNTIRKIGQIENTFNYSIIDMHTHTSPCILHMHCLRNVDNIIHKMGLKNKYTSTWYSRIWYLFYSLKGTLNFNYFSLLFSTTVGFISFFLIYIKYVLQILIYIDNNFRTNKMLCLDKMMFLLNDIEFSCIFTFILSILYWIFYVFNKSILIE, encoded by the coding sequence atgtcaaaagatgaaaaaataataatagagGTTCTAAAGGAAAAAATCGAAAAGACCAAATTACACGTTTTAACATTTGCTACTCATGAACAAGGCTATTTTAAAACATTAAAAGAAAGTTgtaaaattttaaatatcGATTTAAAGGTTTTAGGAATGGGAATAAAATGGAAAGGTTTTATAGAGAAATTGATTAAGgtaaaagaatatttaaaattatgtaACGATAAAGATATAATCCTTTTTGTAGATGGTTTTGATACATTTTTTGTTCAACCAGCAAATGTAATTATTGAAAGATATCTTATGAATTATGacaatttttttgtttgtaCTAGTGAAGGTGCATATTCAAGTaatatcctttttttaCGTATTATTGAAAAAATGCATTTGGTTTTTCATAATagtatatttaaatataatgatcATATGGAATGGGATTCTTTACacataaaagaaaaatacAAAGATTTCAacttttttcataataatttaaatcTATTAAATTCAGGTGGTTGGATAAGCAATGTCTTCTTAGCAAAAAAAGTTCTACAATATATACCTTCATTTATTGATAATGATCAAGTGTTCTTAACAAACTTATATTTGGAttgtaattatttattgaaATTACAAGAAAAACAATCATTAAATGATACACATAGTAAAAGTGATTTAAATTTCAATGCtcaaaataatttgaaatattataataaaattataattgataatcataatataattttccATTTATTCAGAGGTAAACGTAATTTAATGTTGCTAGATTATAATGACTGTGTAAATCATTTCCCTTTTAAGCCTTTgattaatatgtataacATTCAAGGAGAtgaagaaattaaaaataataataatataaatggtaaaaatgaatatttgCACGAACAAAACAGCCAAAATGTATATTTGCACGAACAAAACAGCcaaaatgaatatttgGATGAACAAAATAGCCAAATTCAATATTTGCATGAACAAAATAGCCAAATGAATTcacaaaataatgaaataaattGGAAAAATTGcatatatcattttttcaTGAAAACTTTTTTTGGAAAGAAAgataatcaaaataatgatggtgctttaaaaaaaatagaaattGTAAAAGAAAACAACACAGATAGAAATGAATggaagaagaaaaaaacaattttaGATAACGTATACATGGGAAACACGATAAGAAAGATTGGACAAATTGAAAATACATTTAATTATTCTATAATTGATATGCACACACACACTTCGCCTTGCATTCTTCATATGCATTGTCTTAGAAATgttgataatataattcataAGATGGGTTTGAAAAATAAGTATACATCTACTTGGTATAGTCGTATTTGGTATTTGTTTTATAGTTTAAAAGGTACTTTGAATTTCAATTATTTTAGTCTTTTGTTTTCAACAACTGTTGgttttatatctttttttttaatttatataaaatatgttttacaaattttaatatatatagataataatttcaGAACTAATAAAATGCTTTGTCTAGACAAAATGATGTTTTTATTGAATGATATTGAATTTTCATGTATCTtcacatttatattatctatattgTATTGgatattttatgtatttaaCAAATCTATATTGATAGAATAA